In Triticum urartu cultivar G1812 chromosome 6, Tu2.1, whole genome shotgun sequence, the following proteins share a genomic window:
- the LOC125512852 gene encoding uncharacterized protein PB18E9.04c-like, with amino-acid sequence MRIDHPEAAAGYPYSVCFRQMIFSGLAIRDHQRQRPDVLRPHRSSKRRHLAPPVQATPTCAVTTTEPPTSCPSRSSPSPPPRSTAATARPPPDANAAAPCSSSSPL; translated from the exons ATGCGGATCGATCACCCCGAGGCTGCGGCAGGCTACCCGTACAGTGTATGTTTTCGCCAGATGATCTTCAGTGGCCTTGCAATCAG GGACCACCAGAGACAACGCCCCGACGTGTTGCGTCCTCACCGGAGCTCCAAACGCCGCCACCTCGCTCCACCCGTCCAGGCCACCCCGACATGCGCCGTCACCACCACTGAACCGCCCACGTCGTGCCCGTCCCGTTCGTCTCCTTCCCCTCCGCCGAGGagcaccgccgccaccgcccgtcCGCCGCCTGACGCCAACGCCGCCGCCCCCTGCTCGTCGTCATCGCCGCTGTAA